One Yimella lutea DNA window includes the following coding sequences:
- a CDS encoding potassium transporter Kup codes for MVRVTAPHSGAAAGKKAGFGLVVSALGVAFGDIGTSPLYAMQTVFNIDHGDVKATIPHVLGIISLIFWSITGIVSVKYIVFILRADNDGEGGIMALSHLTRRSVKPGGRRFRTIVVLGVIGAALFYGDSIITPAISVLSSVEGLEVAAPEVHDWILPLALVIIVFLFAVQRFGSEKIGRAFGPVMVIWFLTLALLGIPHIAAQPSVLKGLSPTYALDFLVGEPFVAFVAMGAVVLAVTGAESLYADMGHFGRPPLSRAWFFMVMPCLLINYLGQAAMIIEDPTKIDSPFFHLAPTWATLPLVALATLATVIASQAVISGAYSMSRQAERLGYLPRLTVRQTSEHEGGQIYVPAINWMLFGGVIVLMLMFRSSERLAAAYGVAVTSMFIITTLMFLMLARARWKWPTWRIALVLILFAPLEIIFVSANLSKVTHGGWLPLLVAACVATVMFTWRRGQTIITERRAKLEGPLLPFLDDLHADPLMRVPGTAVFMHPSKETAPLALRENASFNHVIHENVLIVTTVSANIPHVPLDERVTIDDLGDPFDHITHLTVRFGFMDDQDVPAALETARDMGVDFDADEVYYFLSRISVQMSQDSSMPKWRKRIVIGLAHNAATPVQYFRLPEERTVIMGANVAL; via the coding sequence ATGGTCCGAGTGACTGCACCTCACTCCGGCGCCGCCGCCGGTAAGAAGGCCGGCTTCGGTCTCGTCGTCTCGGCCCTCGGTGTCGCCTTCGGCGACATCGGCACCAGCCCGCTGTATGCGATGCAAACGGTGTTCAACATCGACCACGGCGACGTGAAGGCAACGATCCCGCACGTCCTGGGCATCATCTCGCTGATCTTCTGGTCGATCACCGGCATCGTCAGCGTGAAATACATCGTGTTCATCCTGCGCGCCGACAACGACGGTGAGGGCGGCATCATGGCGCTCTCGCACCTGACCCGGCGCAGCGTGAAGCCGGGCGGCAGGAGATTCCGGACGATCGTCGTCCTGGGCGTGATCGGGGCGGCGCTCTTCTACGGCGACAGCATCATCACGCCGGCGATCTCGGTGCTGTCCTCGGTCGAGGGCCTGGAGGTCGCGGCACCGGAGGTCCACGACTGGATCCTTCCGCTGGCCTTGGTGATCATCGTCTTCCTCTTCGCCGTCCAGCGTTTCGGATCGGAGAAGATCGGACGCGCGTTCGGCCCGGTGATGGTCATCTGGTTCCTCACGCTCGCCCTGCTCGGGATCCCGCACATCGCCGCCCAGCCGAGCGTCCTGAAGGGTCTGTCCCCGACGTACGCGCTCGACTTCCTGGTCGGCGAACCCTTCGTCGCGTTTGTCGCGATGGGCGCCGTCGTGCTGGCCGTGACCGGAGCGGAATCGCTCTACGCCGACATGGGGCATTTCGGGCGTCCGCCCTTGTCGCGCGCGTGGTTCTTCATGGTGATGCCGTGCCTGCTGATCAACTACCTCGGTCAGGCCGCCATGATCATCGAGGACCCGACGAAGATCGACAGCCCGTTCTTCCATCTCGCGCCGACCTGGGCCACCCTGCCGCTGGTCGCGCTCGCGACCCTGGCAACCGTGATCGCATCCCAGGCGGTCATCTCCGGTGCCTATTCGATGTCACGTCAGGCCGAACGCCTCGGTTACCTGCCGCGCCTGACCGTGCGGCAGACGTCCGAGCACGAGGGCGGTCAGATCTACGTCCCCGCCATCAACTGGATGTTGTTCGGTGGCGTGATCGTGCTCATGCTGATGTTCCGGTCGTCCGAGCGCCTCGCTGCCGCCTACGGCGTCGCGGTGACGAGCATGTTCATCATCACCACCCTGATGTTCCTGATGCTGGCTCGCGCTCGGTGGAAGTGGCCGACGTGGCGAATCGCCTTGGTGCTCATACTTTTCGCCCCGCTGGAGATCATCTTCGTCTCTGCGAACCTCTCCAAGGTGACGCACGGTGGCTGGCTGCCGCTGCTCGTCGCAGCCTGTGTGGCGACCGTGATGTTCACGTGGCGCCGAGGGCAGACCATCATCACCGAACGGCGCGCCAAGCTTGAGGGCCCGCTGCTGCCGTTCCTGGACGACCTGCACGCCGATCCATTGATGCGGGTGCCCGGCACCGCAGTCTTCATGCACCCCAGCAAGGAGACCGCACCGTTGGCGCTGCGTGAGAACGCGAGCTTCAACCACGTGATCCACGAGAACGTCCTCATCGTCACGACCGTCTCGGCCAACATCCCGCACGTGCCCCTCGACGAACGGGTGACGATCGACGACCTCGGCGACCCGTTCGACCACATCACCCACCTCACGGTGCGCTTCGGCTTCATGGACGACCAGGACGTGCCGGCCGCGTTGGAGACCGCTCGTGACATGGGCGTCGACTTCGACGCCGACGAGGTCTACTACTTCCTGTCCCGGATCAGCGTGCAGATGTCGCAGGACAGTTCGATGCCCAAGTGGCGCAAGCGTATCGTCATCGGCCTCGCACACAATGCGGCCACTCCGGTGCAGTACTTCCGGCTACCCGAGGAGCGCACGGTGATCATGGGTGCGAACGTCGCGCTCTGA
- a CDS encoding alpha/beta fold hydrolase, protein MSPESPFTAPLAERGAEYRTVDLDGEVHYLDFGGDGTPFVLVHGLGGHSLNYMLIGPLLRDAGYHVYAPDLGGFGLTRAADRSPTVRSNAKLVRQFIETVVGAPALVAGNSMGGLICAMVASAHPDLVRGVVLLNPAMPAPRRHPGRQISSLRTLFTPAAVGMYSRARKRPITPEAEVDNAMRICFADYGSRDNDMFDVHVDMAKARRQFPDAMQALGIAARSMFQETISHGAVLGRYRAIRVPVLLIHGVQDRLVPVEAARWAKRANPRWMYEEWEATGHVPMIEHPDRTAKTIVGWVDSHIRPAA, encoded by the coding sequence ATGTCGCCTGAGAGCCCGTTCACCGCACCGCTGGCCGAGCGTGGAGCCGAGTACCGCACGGTCGATCTCGACGGTGAGGTTCACTACCTCGACTTCGGTGGCGACGGCACGCCGTTCGTGCTGGTCCACGGACTCGGCGGACATTCGTTGAACTACATGCTGATCGGACCTCTGCTGCGCGACGCGGGGTACCACGTCTACGCGCCGGATCTCGGCGGATTCGGTCTGACCCGTGCCGCGGATCGCTCGCCGACCGTGCGCAGCAACGCCAAATTGGTGCGGCAGTTCATCGAGACTGTCGTCGGTGCGCCCGCCCTGGTCGCCGGCAACTCGATGGGTGGGCTCATCTGCGCGATGGTCGCGTCCGCGCACCCCGACCTGGTGCGCGGCGTGGTGCTGCTCAACCCGGCGATGCCCGCCCCGCGCCGTCATCCCGGACGCCAGATCTCCTCTCTGCGAACGCTTTTCACTCCGGCCGCCGTCGGTATGTACAGCCGCGCACGTAAGCGTCCGATCACGCCGGAGGCGGAGGTCGACAATGCGATGCGGATCTGTTTCGCCGACTACGGCTCGCGGGACAACGACATGTTCGACGTGCATGTCGACATGGCCAAGGCTCGCCGCCAGTTCCCGGACGCGATGCAGGCACTCGGTATCGCCGCCCGGTCGATGTTCCAGGAAACCATCTCGCACGGTGCCGTGCTCGGCCGTTACCGGGCGATCAGGGTGCCCGTCCTGCTGATCCACGGCGTGCAGGACCGGTTGGTGCCGGTCGAGGCGGCGCGGTGGGCCAAGCGGGCCAACCCTCGCTGGATGTACGAGGAGTGGGAGGCCACCGGTCACGTGCCGATGATCGAGCACCCCGATCGCACCGCGAAAACCATTGTCGGATGGGTGGATTCGCATATCCGACCCGCCGCATGA
- a CDS encoding WS/DGAT/MGAT family O-acyltransferase → MGGFAYPTRRMKQLSALDAAFLGLENSTMTGNISSIMLLDPSGLDDEFDLAHITQFVAERLDRVIFFRKRLAEVPFGLDRSYWVDDDHFDLSYHVRESALPRPGTVEQLMELATRIHERPLDTSRPLWELYLVTGLADGRVALITKTHHVVIDGVSGMEVLSALVDLEPLQLTGKPFKFVPEPAPSSVGLLARSAIGMLQRPGDAWTVVTGLAKWTPAMLSLSALKPRNPLRQKDADPEIVTDSLPVRPPVTTFNGRISRRRRLGVIDLPLHDIKTVKNAFGTSVNDVVMAVMAGAVRRWLLQDGGVTGTPLVAMVPVAVRSADRSEQGNFVTAMLATLPTHLEDPKDRLRRSSKFTKSARKKGGAVPPTVLTSAMQFAPPVIFGRAARAMWETGIFRTIRPFNLIISNVPGGSRQAYVAGAELQAMYPLSVLADGIGLNITLLGYRDLLHVGITTDPELVPDPQQICEWAVEELALLVQEAERPASQTD, encoded by the coding sequence ATGGGTGGATTCGCATATCCGACCCGCCGCATGAAGCAACTCTCCGCCCTCGACGCGGCGTTCCTCGGGCTCGAGAACTCCACCATGACGGGCAACATCAGCAGCATCATGTTGCTGGATCCGTCCGGTCTCGACGATGAGTTCGACCTGGCACACATCACCCAGTTCGTCGCCGAGCGCCTCGACCGGGTCATCTTCTTCCGCAAGCGCCTGGCCGAGGTGCCGTTCGGCCTCGACCGGTCCTACTGGGTCGACGACGACCACTTCGACCTGAGTTACCACGTGCGAGAGAGTGCGCTGCCGCGTCCGGGCACGGTCGAGCAACTCATGGAGTTGGCGACGCGCATCCACGAGCGACCGCTCGACACCAGCCGTCCACTGTGGGAGTTGTACCTGGTGACCGGACTTGCCGATGGGCGCGTCGCGTTGATCACCAAAACGCACCACGTGGTGATCGACGGGGTGTCCGGCATGGAGGTGCTCAGTGCGCTCGTCGACCTGGAGCCACTACAGCTGACCGGGAAACCGTTCAAGTTCGTTCCGGAGCCGGCGCCGTCCTCGGTGGGTCTGCTGGCCCGCTCGGCGATCGGGATGTTGCAGCGTCCGGGCGATGCATGGACGGTCGTGACCGGCCTGGCGAAGTGGACCCCGGCGATGCTCTCGCTCAGCGCACTCAAGCCGCGTAATCCGTTGCGGCAAAAGGACGCCGATCCGGAGATCGTCACCGACTCCCTGCCGGTCCGACCACCGGTCACCACCTTCAACGGACGTATTTCGCGCCGTCGGCGGCTCGGCGTGATCGACCTGCCGTTGCACGACATCAAGACGGTCAAGAACGCGTTCGGCACGTCTGTGAACGACGTGGTGATGGCGGTGATGGCGGGCGCCGTCCGGCGATGGTTGCTGCAGGACGGGGGAGTCACCGGGACGCCGCTCGTGGCGATGGTGCCGGTGGCGGTCCGCTCGGCGGATCGGTCCGAGCAGGGCAACTTCGTCACCGCGATGCTGGCCACGCTGCCCACTCACCTCGAGGACCCGAAGGACCGCCTGCGGCGCAGTTCGAAGTTCACGAAGTCGGCACGCAAGAAGGGTGGAGCGGTGCCACCGACGGTGCTGACGTCGGCGATGCAGTTCGCGCCGCCGGTGATCTTCGGCCGTGCTGCTCGCGCGATGTGGGAGACCGGCATCTTCCGCACCATCAGGCCGTTCAACCTCATCATCTCCAACGTGCCCGGTGGCAGCCGGCAGGCATACGTCGCGGGCGCGGAACTGCAGGCGATGTACCCGCTGTCGGTGTTGGCCGACGGGATCGGGCTCAACATCACCCTGCTGGGCTACCGCGATCTGCTGCATGTGGGCATCACCACCGATCCGGAACTGGTGCCTGACCCGCAGCAGATCTGCGAGTGGGCGGTCGAGGAACTGGCGCTGTTGGTGCAGGAGGCCGAACGGCCCGCCTCACAGACTGATTGA
- a CDS encoding esterase/lipase family protein, with the protein MGSLEKFEASVADRVARPPGAFWLATEIPRVALGVHLMASAVPLLATTASGDGHPVLVLPGLGANDLSTLALRNFLRLRGWRPYGWHLGRNVGPTAAVRAELPVAIQRIARRNRAKVSVIGWSLGGIYARELAHQHPECIRQVITLASPYRLQHPRQSRAESMFTRFAHLHAQDAEQPTATGRSAYPLSVPSTSFYSKEDGIVAWQHCLEPATEHSESVRVRSSHLSIGFDPHMFYAIADRLAQPEDDWRPFVPPGALRCFFPESENPHGDADVA; encoded by the coding sequence ATGGGGTCCCTCGAGAAGTTCGAGGCGTCGGTGGCCGATCGGGTCGCCCGACCGCCGGGCGCGTTCTGGCTCGCCACCGAGATTCCGCGCGTCGCCCTCGGTGTGCACCTGATGGCGTCGGCGGTGCCGCTGCTTGCCACCACGGCCTCCGGAGACGGCCACCCGGTCCTCGTCCTGCCCGGGTTGGGCGCGAACGACCTGTCCACACTCGCCTTGCGCAACTTCCTGCGGTTGCGCGGCTGGCGCCCGTACGGCTGGCACCTGGGCCGTAATGTCGGTCCCACGGCCGCCGTTCGTGCCGAGCTTCCGGTCGCGATCCAGCGCATCGCTCGCCGCAACCGCGCCAAGGTCTCGGTGATCGGGTGGAGCCTGGGCGGTATCTACGCTCGCGAACTGGCTCACCAGCACCCCGAGTGCATCCGTCAGGTCATCACGCTCGCTTCGCCCTACCGGCTGCAGCACCCGCGCCAATCCCGCGCCGAATCCATGTTCACCCGGTTCGCTCATCTGCACGCACAGGATGCCGAGCAACCCACCGCGACCGGTCGAAGCGCGTACCCGCTGTCGGTGCCCTCCACGTCGTTCTATTCCAAGGAGGACGGCATCGTGGCGTGGCAGCACTGTCTCGAGCCTGCGACCGAACACTCCGAGAGCGTTCGCGTGCGCTCGAGTCACCTGTCGATCGGCTTCGATCCGCACATGTTCTACGCGATCGCCGACCGTCTCGCCCAACCGGAGGACGACTGGCGTCCGTTCGTGCCGCCGGGTGCCCTGCGTTGCTTCTTCCCCGAGTCCGAAAACCCACACGGAGATGCCGATGTCGCCTGA
- a CDS encoding MFS transporter yields MKPWMRVAFALFVVGWGANEFSPLLLVYRAENGLTPTFVNAMFAAYVLGLVPALLGSAALAGRFGHRAVLRPVMVFSALASAVLAIGESNSVLLFIGRVLYGMATGAAMAPGSTWVKELSSDAPAGTGARRAAMSLSGGFCLGPVAAGVLAEWVAGPKVVPYLVHIALTAVAAAVVWNAPMRSQHAPDHLVAIGEPDVPATRPSHAALSTHFWGRIAPMAPWVFACPSLGIVTIPALVGQHISGWSIAFSGAMSGVTLGIGVLVQQPARDLEAQRPGVVSLLGMVAVLVGIPMVALVAWQPNPLLAVAAGAVLGCGYGLNLVGGLTRVEHAADATHLAMTNAVFYCLTYLGFFLPMIIAALASRWHTQQVMAGLWIAAVASAAVALAARRAA; encoded by the coding sequence GTGAAGCCATGGATGCGCGTCGCGTTCGCGCTGTTCGTCGTCGGATGGGGGGCCAACGAGTTCTCCCCGCTGCTGCTGGTCTACCGCGCGGAGAACGGACTCACCCCCACCTTCGTCAACGCGATGTTCGCGGCATACGTTCTCGGCCTGGTCCCGGCCCTGCTGGGTTCGGCTGCACTGGCCGGACGCTTCGGCCACCGTGCGGTGCTCCGACCGGTCATGGTGTTCAGTGCTCTCGCCTCGGCTGTGCTGGCGATCGGTGAATCGAACTCCGTCCTGCTGTTCATCGGACGTGTGCTGTACGGCATGGCAACCGGTGCCGCCATGGCGCCGGGCTCGACCTGGGTCAAGGAACTGTCCAGCGATGCACCTGCAGGGACGGGCGCCCGTCGGGCCGCGATGTCGTTGTCGGGCGGGTTCTGCCTCGGCCCCGTGGCGGCCGGGGTGCTCGCCGAATGGGTTGCCGGCCCCAAGGTCGTCCCGTACCTCGTCCACATCGCCCTGACGGCTGTTGCCGCGGCGGTCGTGTGGAACGCTCCGATGCGCTCCCAGCATGCCCCCGACCATCTCGTCGCGATCGGCGAGCCGGACGTCCCTGCGACTCGCCCGTCGCACGCGGCCCTGTCGACGCATTTCTGGGGACGCATCGCGCCGATGGCGCCGTGGGTGTTCGCCTGCCCGTCGCTGGGCATCGTCACCATCCCCGCCCTCGTCGGTCAGCACATCAGCGGCTGGTCGATCGCCTTCAGCGGCGCCATGTCGGGTGTGACGCTCGGCATCGGCGTGCTGGTGCAGCAGCCCGCCCGTGACCTGGAGGCGCAGCGTCCGGGCGTGGTCAGCCTGCTCGGCATGGTGGCCGTGCTGGTCGGCATCCCGATGGTGGCTCTCGTTGCGTGGCAACCGAATCCGCTGCTAGCAGTTGCCGCCGGAGCGGTGCTGGGGTGCGGATACGGACTCAACCTCGTCGGCGGGCTCACCCGCGTCGAGCACGCCGCCGACGCGACTCACCTGGCGATGACCAACGCGGTCTTCTACTGCCTCACCTATCTCGGCTTCTTCCTGCCGATGATCATCGCCGCGCTCGCCTCACGCTGGCACACCCAACAGGTCATGGCCGGGCTGTGGATCGCAGCCGTGGCGAGCGCAGCGGTCGCCTTGGCCGCACGACGAGCAGCCTGA
- a CDS encoding GTP pyrophosphokinase yields MPSSRGSRPLPHQEVVRRATQQYASLHPKLRVAAEEAVDLVVGILDDAGLNYLTVTGRAKSVESFADKAGRLRDGTPVYPDPMSDIGDVIGLRVITYVRSDVAAVAQLLATEAVVLDDRDMGSETASEGRWGYASRHLQIQLSAEDRKAHPKIGDRHVQVQIRTVLQHAWAEFEHDIRYKGTVPDEYRSDFDRRFSLAAGLLELADLEFSAIRERLQRPVHAPSSGDPEVDPRIDPRELAAFLAGQYADASWSRPEHYAWMSGLVLELGITSLTELADAIRSIDVADVDRRMGYRNPPGAVRRLDDVLLVAFGERYIDLHDNSHRVDRLKTRLAKMKSAG; encoded by the coding sequence ATGCCGTCGTCCCGTGGTTCGCGTCCGCTCCCGCACCAGGAAGTCGTTCGTCGTGCTACCCAGCAGTACGCCTCCCTGCACCCGAAGTTGCGCGTCGCCGCTGAAGAAGCGGTCGATCTCGTCGTCGGCATCCTGGACGACGCCGGCCTCAACTACCTGACCGTCACCGGCCGAGCCAAGAGCGTCGAGTCGTTCGCCGACAAGGCCGGCCGGTTGCGGGACGGTACGCCGGTCTATCCCGACCCGATGTCCGACATCGGCGACGTGATCGGTCTGCGGGTCATCACCTACGTGCGTTCGGACGTCGCGGCGGTCGCTCAACTGCTGGCCACCGAGGCAGTCGTGCTGGACGACCGGGACATGGGCAGCGAGACCGCGAGCGAGGGGCGCTGGGGTTACGCGAGCCGGCACCTGCAGATCCAGCTCTCGGCCGAGGACCGCAAGGCCCACCCGAAGATCGGAGACCGGCACGTACAGGTGCAGATCCGTACCGTGCTGCAGCACGCATGGGCCGAGTTCGAGCACGACATCCGTTACAAGGGGACGGTTCCGGATGAGTACCGCTCCGACTTCGATCGTCGTTTCAGTCTTGCGGCGGGTCTGCTCGAGCTCGCCGACCTCGAGTTCTCGGCGATCCGCGAACGCCTGCAACGGCCGGTGCACGCGCCCTCCTCCGGCGACCCCGAGGTCGACCCGCGCATCGACCCGCGCGAGTTGGCCGCGTTCCTGGCCGGTCAGTACGCGGACGCCAGCTGGTCGCGTCCGGAGCACTACGCCTGGATGTCGGGGCTCGTCCTCGAGCTCGGGATCACCTCGCTGACCGAGCTCGCCGATGCGATCCGCAGTATCGACGTCGCGGACGTGGACCGGCGAATGGGTTATCGCAACCCGCCGGGCGCCGTCCGCCGGTTGGATGACGTCCTGCTGGTCGCGTTCGGTGAGAGGTACATCGATCTGCACGACAACTCCCACCGCGTCGACCGGCTGAAGACGCGGCTGGCGAAGATGAAGTCCGCCGGCTGA
- a CDS encoding pyridoxamine 5'-phosphate oxidase family protein, producing MTDDTFRPTELSDLECYEFLRSRELGRLAYHLLGEVHIVPVNYAVDDDNRLIFRTAEGSKLFGITMNDDVAFEVDQLLGDEAISVIVRGRAHVLEADSAYVAERVRLRPWINTPKFNVVAIDPNEVTGRRLHMHRPWLSMRG from the coding sequence ATGACCGACGACACGTTCCGACCGACCGAACTCAGCGATCTCGAGTGCTACGAGTTCCTGCGCAGCCGGGAACTCGGGCGCCTGGCCTACCACCTGCTCGGTGAAGTGCACATCGTTCCCGTCAACTACGCGGTCGACGACGACAACCGGTTGATCTTCCGCACCGCGGAGGGAAGCAAGCTGTTCGGCATCACGATGAACGACGACGTGGCGTTCGAGGTCGACCAACTTCTGGGGGACGAAGCCATCAGCGTGATCGTGCGCGGGCGCGCACACGTCTTGGAGGCAGACTCCGCATACGTCGCAGAACGGGTCCGCCTGCGTCCCTGGATCAACACCCCGAAGTTCAATGTCGTCGCGATCGACCCGAACGAGGTGACCGGACGGCGGTTGCACATGCACCGGCCGTGGCTCAGCATGCGCGGCTGA
- a CDS encoding serine hydrolase — MLKQTQVGRRRVLLGAMGVAAAPMLSLAIAPPASAVTKTRLDSTIGSYVRAHGGTVGISLWDNRTGVHYTYNSFSNETLSTVKILILCTVLRVSREQGRPLTSSQRTLIGRMMGSSDNAATDTLLAQVGVSNVQRVTRLLGLTYTTIRGGGAAGSSTWWGYSTTVPWDFLKLETYLVNGTPVLTPAERTYVRSWMSNVTSSQIWGVVNPSFASMVNAEVKNGWGPRTGGYRLNSVGRIKGYGRDYQMAMLSRSPNGFYYGRDTLNGVSSIVFRELATPLT; from the coding sequence GTGCTGAAGCAAACGCAGGTCGGGCGTCGTCGAGTTCTCCTCGGGGCGATGGGTGTGGCCGCGGCCCCCATGCTGAGCTTGGCGATCGCGCCGCCCGCGAGCGCTGTCACGAAGACGCGCTTGGATTCGACGATCGGTTCCTATGTACGCGCTCACGGGGGGACGGTCGGAATCTCGTTGTGGGACAACCGGACCGGGGTGCACTACACCTACAACTCGTTCTCCAACGAGACGCTCAGCACGGTCAAGATCCTCATCCTGTGCACGGTTCTGCGGGTGTCCCGCGAGCAGGGGCGTCCGTTGACCTCCTCCCAGCGCACCCTCATCGGACGGATGATGGGCTCGAGCGACAATGCCGCGACCGACACCTTGCTGGCGCAGGTGGGCGTCTCGAACGTCCAGCGGGTGACCCGGCTCCTCGGTCTGACGTACACGACGATCCGGGGTGGCGGCGCTGCCGGCAGTTCCACCTGGTGGGGCTATTCGACGACCGTGCCGTGGGACTTCCTGAAGCTGGAGACCTACCTGGTCAACGGGACGCCGGTGCTCACCCCTGCCGAGCGCACCTACGTCCGCTCCTGGATGTCGAACGTGACCTCCAGTCAGATCTGGGGCGTGGTCAACCCCTCCTTCGCCTCCATGGTGAACGCCGAGGTCAAGAACGGCTGGGGGCCGCGGACGGGGGGCTACCGGCTCAACTCGGTCGGCCGGATCAAGGGGTACGGCCGCGACTATCAGATGGCGATGTTGTCGCGCTCGCCGAACGGGTTCTACTACGGGCGCGACACGCTCAACGGGGTCAGCTCGATCGTCTTCCGCGAACTGGCCACGCCGCTGACCTGA
- a CDS encoding metal-dependent transcriptional regulator: protein MSDLIDTTEMYLRTIFDLEEEGIVPLRARIAERLGHSGPTVSQTVARMERDGLLTLAGDRHLELTPQGRLLATRVMRKHRIAERLLVDVLGMELEYVHDEACRWEHVMSDRVELKILELLQEKELSPFGNPIPGLEELGQTATATKFRDGVVPLTSAVTDTEADHVVRRIGEPAQADHDTLAVLTTGGVVPGARVSSRRDGDRVLVQAVGAEAISLPLDVASHVFVDA, encoded by the coding sequence GTGAGTGACCTGATCGATACCACCGAGATGTACCTGCGCACGATCTTCGACCTCGAGGAAGAAGGCATCGTGCCGCTGCGGGCCCGTATCGCCGAGCGTCTCGGGCACTCCGGTCCCACCGTCTCCCAGACGGTCGCCCGCATGGAGCGGGACGGTCTGCTCACGCTCGCCGGTGACCGGCACCTCGAACTCACGCCGCAGGGGCGGCTGCTCGCGACCCGCGTCATGCGCAAGCACCGCATCGCCGAGCGACTGTTGGTCGACGTCCTCGGGATGGAACTCGAGTACGTCCACGACGAGGCGTGCCGGTGGGAGCACGTGATGAGCGACCGCGTCGAACTGAAGATTCTGGAGCTGCTTCAGGAGAAGGAGCTCTCGCCGTTCGGCAACCCGATCCCGGGGCTGGAGGAGCTCGGGCAGACGGCTACCGCGACCAAGTTCCGCGACGGCGTCGTGCCGCTCACCTCGGCCGTCACCGACACCGAGGCCGACCACGTCGTGCGTCGCATCGGCGAACCGGCACAGGCCGACCACGACACCCTCGCCGTGTTGACCACCGGGGGAGTCGTTCCGGGCGCTCGCGTCAGTTCACGCCGCGACGGCGACCGCGTCCTGGTGCAGGCGGTCGGCGCGGAGGCGATCTCGCTGCCGCTCGACGTGGCCAGTCACGTTTTCGTCGACGCCTGA
- the pdxH gene encoding pyridoxamine 5'-phosphate oxidase, with translation MEPIARWDYAGEGLDEQQIPAAPWELVRGWVEQARARSQQESDLREPDQISIATVDADGGPSVRTVLMRYLEPAGPGFYTNLDSRKAVALQENPKIAGTVTWAPMFRAIRFEGTARLLDRDTVRTYFESRPWGSRIGAWASAQSQPIHDRTVLEDRVRELELKFPDTGHADDVPLPDNWGGYLIDCHAVEFWAGRSSRLHDRLVYLREGDGDLADDCWRVERRQP, from the coding sequence ATGGAACCGATCGCCCGATGGGACTACGCCGGCGAAGGCCTCGACGAACAACAGATTCCCGCTGCGCCGTGGGAGTTGGTCCGCGGCTGGGTCGAGCAGGCCCGCGCCCGAAGCCAGCAGGAATCCGACCTTCGCGAGCCCGACCAGATCTCGATCGCCACCGTCGACGCTGACGGCGGGCCGAGCGTCCGCACCGTGCTGATGCGCTACCTCGAGCCTGCCGGGCCCGGCTTCTACACCAATCTCGACTCGCGCAAAGCCGTTGCCCTGCAGGAGAATCCGAAGATCGCCGGCACGGTGACGTGGGCACCTATGTTCCGTGCCATCCGCTTCGAGGGCACCGCACGACTGCTCGACCGCGACACCGTCCGCACGTACTTCGAGTCCCGTCCATGGGGTAGTCGGATCGGTGCGTGGGCGTCGGCGCAGTCCCAGCCGATCCATGACCGCACGGTGCTGGAGGATCGCGTCCGCGAACTCGAACTCAAGTTCCCCGACACCGGTCACGCCGACGACGTCCCGCTACCCGACAACTGGGGCGGGTACCTCATCGACTGTCACGCTGTGGAGTTCTGGGCCGGACGCTCCTCGCGGCTGCACGACCGATTGGTCTACCTGCGCGAGGGTGACGGCGATCTCGCGGACGACTGCTGGCGCGTCGAGCGTCGCCAGCCCTGA